A part of Bacillota bacterium genomic DNA contains:
- a CDS encoding RHS repeat-associated core domain-containing protein: protein MSGNNPTPYGYKAQWGYYTDMETDILLLTHRYLDPATGRFLTRDPIGFEGGVNLYAYVGNGVVNKVDPNGLIPLYPPFPGIIAPCEPAPPPMQPPSGAPPSACSEYERLCSQGNRVACMMIQPCRAAGNSPWSNCVRGCLLERFKACRGDWACEVFVYLTWGHLDCWTRCLDYAPTPCIPGRPRPIICMLPLTTR from the coding sequence ATGTCTGGTAATAACCCGACACCATACGGCTACAAAGCGCAGTGGGGCTACTATACGGACATGGAAACTGATATACTGTTGCTGACGCACCGTTACTTAGACCCTGCGACGGGAAGGTTCCTGACCCGAGACCCGATTGGGTTTGAGGGAGGGGTCAACCTGTATGCGTATGTGGGGAACGGGGTGGTCAACAAGGTGGACCCGAACGGGTTGATACCTTTGTATCCGCCGTTCCCAGGAATAATAGCGCCTTGCGAACCTGCTCCCCCGCCAATGCAACCTCCCAGTGGTGCCCCGCCATCAGCATGTTCTGAATATGAACGGCTATGCAGCCAAGGCAACCGAGTTGCTTGTATGATGATTCAGCCGTGTAGAGCTGCAGGGAACAGTCCGTGGAGTAACTGCGTGCGAGGGTGTTTGCTCGAGCGTTTCAAGGCGTGCCGAGGCGACTGGGCTTGTGAGGTTTTTGTCTATTTGACCTGGGGACATCTGGATTGCTGGACGAGGTGTCTTGATTATGCTCCCACACCATGCATTCCAGGGCGTCCCCGCCCCATAATATGTATGTTGCCGCTGACGACCAGATGA